A genome region from Passer domesticus isolate bPasDom1 chromosome 25, bPasDom1.hap1, whole genome shotgun sequence includes the following:
- the SLC45A3 gene encoding solute carrier family 45 member 3 — translation MSFQSRRAQLLLVNSLTFGLEVCLAAGITYVPPLLLEVGVEEKFMTMVLGIGPVLGLVFVPLIGSASDHWHSSYGRRRPFIWLLCLGVLLSLFVIPHASSLASLCALNPRPLEIAFLIVGIGLLDFCGQVCFTPLEALLSDLFQEPDSCRQAFSMYAFMVSLGGCIGYLLPAIDWAFLAPYLGGQQSCLFTLLALIFLGCVLATLFVTEEAAQGDVPVPKEASPAVSVCCWRRGPCVAQGRRALQAAGKLCLLLNPRLHGLCCRVPSAIRRLFVAELCSWMALMTFMLFYTDFVGEGLYHGVPRAKPGTEARRHYDEGVRMGSLGLFLQCITSIFFSTIMDRLVKHFGTRAVYLASVVFFPGAAFVMCLSHSVTVVTISAALTGFTFSALQILPYTLASLYHHDKQVFLHKFKRKEEEDAALLDKKPAFSKGLLSSQKLSYQNGHAGSLFSSSSSSSSPSSSPAAVSSSALCVSSPCDVSLRIVVGEPELGAPARGICLDLAILDSAFLLSQVVPSLFMGSIVQFTQSVTAYMVSAAGLGLVAIYFATKVVFDKGDVAKCSV, via the exons ATGTCCTTCCAGAGCCGCagggcccagctgctgctggtcaaCTCGCTGACCTTCGGGCTGGAGGtgtgcctggctgctggcaTCACCTACgtgccgccgctgctgctggaggtgggcGTGGAGGAGAAGTTCATGACCATGGTTTTGG GGATAGgccctgtcctggggctggTTTTTGTGCCCCTGATCGGCTCGGCCAGCgaccactggcacagcagctaCGGCCGCAGGAGACCTTTCatctggctgctgtgcctgggcgTGCTGCTCAGCCTTTTCGTCATCCCGCACgccagcagcctggccagccTGTGTGCCCTCAACCCCCGGCCTCTGGAGATCGCCTTCCTCATCGTGGGCATCGGGCTGCTGGATTTCTGCGGCCAGGTGTGCTTCACCCCGCTGGAGGCCCTGCTCTCCGACCTCTTCCAGGAGCCCGACAGCTGCCGCCAGGCCTTCTCCATGTACGCCTTCATGGTCAGCCTGGGGGGCTGCATCGGCTACCTGCTGCCCGCCATCGACTGGGCCTTCCTGGCGCCCTACCTGGgaggccagcagagctgcctcttCACCCTGCTGGCCCTCATCTTCCTCGGCTGCGTGCTGGCCACGCTGTTCGTGACGGAGGAGGCGGCGCAGGGCGATGTCCCGGTGCCCAAGGAGGCGTCGCCGGCGGTGTCGGTGTGCTGCTGGCGGCGCGGGCCGTGCGTGGCGCAGGGCCGGCGGGCGCTGCAGGCCGCCGggaagctgtgcctgctgctgaaCCCGCGGCTGCACGGGCTCTGCTGCCGCGTCCCCAGCGCCATCCGCCGCCTCTTCGTGGCCGAGCTGTGCAGCTGGATGGCGCTCATGACCTTCATGCTGTTCTACACGGATTTCGTCGGGGAGGGGCTGTACCACGGCGTGCCCAGGGCCAAGCCGGGCACCGAGGCCAGGCGGCACTACGATGAAG GTGTGCGCATGGGCAGCCTGGGCCTCTTCCTGCAGTGCATCACCTCCATCTTCTTCTCGACAATCATGGACCGGCTGGTGAAGCACTTTGGCACGCGGGCAGTGTACCTGGCCAGCGTGGTGTTCTTCCCTGGGGCAGCCTTTGTCATGTGCCTGTCCCACAGTGTCACCGTGGTCACCATCTCCGCCGCCCTGACTGGATTCACCTTCTCTGCCCTGCAGATCCTGCCCTACACACTGGCATCCCTCTACCACCACGACAAACAG GTATTTCTCCATAAATTcaagaggaaagaggaggaagaCGCCGCTCTGCTGGACAAGAAGCCAGCCTTCTCCAaggggctgctctccagccagaAGCTGTCTTATCAGAATGGCCACGCTGGGAgcctcttctcctcctcctcctcctcttcctcaccttcctcctcccctgcagccgtgtccagctctgccctgtgtgtCAGCTCCCCCTGTGATGTCTCCCTGCGGATCGTGGTGGGGGAGCCGGAGCTGGGGGCTCCTGCCCGGGGGATCTGCCTGGACCTGGCCATCCTGGACAGCGccttcctcctgtcccaggTGGTGCCCTCGCTCTTCATGGGCTCCATCGTGCAGTTCACCCAGTCTGTCACGGCCTACATGGTGTCAGCTGCTGGCCTCGGCCTGGTCGCCATCTACTTCGCAACCAAAGTTGTCTTTGACAAGGGTGATGTGGCCAAGTGCTCCGTGTGA